CCTCTCTGTGAGGTCAGCCAAAGGACACAAAACTCATGATGTGTCACCGATTTCTCTCTGGTCAAGGCTACTGCCAGATCTTGTGTTTCTTCAATAGAAAGACCTGCCATTGGCCACAGCTAGTCTGGTCAGTGACCCAGGCTTGTAGTTTAGTTCTCCTAGACGAACTACAAGCTGTAAACCTTAGAATAAACCCTGGCTGCAGTTCATGGTTGGAAAGCTAAGCCACAAGACTGGGTTTGGATaatatgctaagccaaaccatgattCATTACAACAGCAGAACAActtgggaggaggaaagcagccaCAAAACTCTTTGTATGTCCACCAAGTGTAGGAACTCCTTCGACAGAGAAGCAACAGGGCTCGGTTTAGAGTAGGAAATACACAACCCCACACCtcccattccacacacacacctgaatatATTTGGCTGTCGTATATGTTCTGGTCCCAAGGCCTTCCCTGGCATGAACTCGTAGCAATAGCCATTTTCGAAGGTGCAATAGAGACTAGGGGCACAGCTGTGGTCTTGAAGCACTTGGAAATTCCTCAGCTCATTAGCACGGTCCACAATAAGCTCCGTCTTCCTGCCATAGACCCTCACCAGGACCGCATCCCCCATGTTCTCAGCTGTGAAGCAAGCCATGAGCTTGTTGGTGATGCCTTCAGTGAAGAGCTGAGTGAGGAATAGATAGAGAGGAAGTGGTTAGGTCATGGTGTAGCAGTGTCTAGAGGGGTAGCTGTGCTGGTCTATGGCAGCAACAACGACAAAGGGGTGGCACCGTAAAGACTAACCAAATTTATGATGGCACAATTTTTGGTGGCCCAGAGTCCGTTTCATTACAGCACCATGTGTAATCCTTAACAAAACAATAAACGAACCCAATCCTGACATTACAAATGCACTAGCACAAATATTTAGTCGGATACTGCCCATCATGAAAAGAAAACCAATTTAATAGCCTGTAATGCTAAATAAAAAGGCCAAGTATTGTTCTTACTcttattaagtattattattttctaggAATAGGAATAAAGTACAGACTCCATGTTTTGTGAAGAATGACACTTGGATCCTGCATCAACTTTACTGTCATTGATATCGAGAAATTGTTCGCGAGGCCACAGATTCTGAAACAGATACTACTACTGATCATCTATTTAGAAGTGGGGCATGTGGTATGACAGACCTATCCTTCCAAACGCAGCCATTGCTGCTGTTTACCTGGATGGGGTTTGGAATGGAGCAGGGCAGTAGTGAGGTCAGGGCAGTGCAATTGCACCAGCAGAGCTGCCACCACCAATGTGGCAGCCCTGCCGAGGCAACTACGTGGCCACCCCACGACACCAGCCGCTTCTTCAACTTTGTTTGGTTCCACCACCCAAAGGTTCTCCCTGTATGTCTTGTCTTTCCACAGTTGTGCGCATTTGATCCTCAAGCTCTGGGTAGacagaataaaattcaaaaagaaGCAATTACCAACTTCTTATGCTGTCGTTTCATTAGATATTTCCTAAAATGTCACTTTCTAAGCAAGTTCACCTCCAATAACCTTCatatatgaaatgaaataaaatgcagtgcAAAACAGTCTTGTGAAATCGCAAACCTGTATGGATAGGTACGGTATCAGGAAGATGATCATATCTAGAAATCATGGCAACATATGCCTCAGGACAACTCATTTACACTATTCATCAGCAAGTATCTTGTTCAGGTTGTGTGCCGGAAGCCAACATAGTGTAATAATGGTTATTAAGAGTTTTGAATTAAGGCCAGGGACAgcaaggttcaaattcccactcagcagGGCAACCTTacgccagtctctctctctctcctctttctctgctGTATCaacttcacagggttgtcatgaggataaaatgggaaagagGAAGATAAAAAATAGCTAAATGCAAAGGGGGGGCGAAATCAGGTTGGCAGGGCTGAGCGGCAGTAAGAGGCAGATTTGTGATGTGAACTCTTTGGAATGAGGAATCTATCTTACATACTTTTTAGTATGCATGAGAGTCAGCAAAGGAGCTGCTATACGAAAAGGGTGGAAATGAGATGCTGATGTCACACACTTTAGTAGTACcagatgaaagaaaaaaaggatttcaGGATATCGCAGTGAGAAGCAGTTGTCCTCTGATGACAACAGAGATGACGCAAGTCTAATTCTAATATTAAAACTCGGTGGAccaattaaaaaaatgataaatagGTTCAAAAGACTTGTAATCCAGCCTGGTTTTAGAAGGCACCAAGGCTTACTGCATCTGAGCGGCATTTCAGATTAAGTTCCTGTGCtgggaaaaagaaaaatggatccACGAAGAAGCCAGATTTCATAACCACTCTGTATATGCCCagtcactttccccctttgcccAGGCACTGCAATGTGCCAGTGCTGAGTGGACTGTCCTAACAGCTCACGGCAAATACAAACTGGGACTGTGGACATCTCTGTTTGACCTGCATAAGAGAAATCTCTGCAAAAGCAGAATTGTGGTCATGAAGGATTATTTTAAACAACCCTTGGGATACAAGCTCCATGAAATCATGGTGGGAAGGCAAAGCTGtgcaatgtaaaaataaaataaaagtgcccaAGTTGTGAGGAAAGCATCGCTGTAGGGCAGGCagcctggtgtcttccagatgttcccAGTCAgcttggtcagggatgatgggagttgtagtctaaaacatttggagggcagcagctgggggaaggagagggtggagagtaaatcatgtgtgtgtgtgctttatggTTTGGTTTGAATTGATACTGAcattataaataaaatagttAACAACAACAGAAGCTTTTGTTTGCACCACCTCTGAATTTTATTTCCCTGAAGCACCAAAAGCCATTGGTCAGCAGCTCACCTGGAGCACAGGTGCTCCACCTGGTCACGCCCTCTCTGCCCCTGGACAATGTAAAGACTGGCCACAGTCATCTTCCAGGGAGTCAAGAGtggactttcttcttcttctttttaagtcaAGTGGCACAAAAAATTGCATTTGATAAATAAACTTCCAACACTCAGGGGACTGCAATAGGATAAAGGTTGATGCGACTTAATAAGATCTGGGGCACTTGGGAAGGATGTGTTTACTACTTAAGAGCCATGCCGAATAGGGTAGAAGGAGCCCAAGGGTAATTGcagttgatttatttttattgcatgccaccttgaggatCATATCAAACTGAAATGAAAGGACAGATTAACTGGTGGAACACTTGACAGCAGTGCAAATGCCTCCCCAATTCAGAGAAACACCCCTGAATTGGCGCAACAAATTTGGTACTGAACAACTTAGGACCCAAAGACATAAACAAGCAGTGAGATGTGTGGCGTTGAGAGGGGCTGATCAATGGAGATGTCTCTGATGAGGACACATCCCTCGTTGCTTTGACGGCTCCTCACAGATGGACAGAGGGTTTTGTTCTGCCTTCTCCCTGGCGCTTGGCTGCCTGCCTCAGCATATGGAATTCTCCCTTTCCCCAGGCTCAAAAAACAAGCTCTTGGACTTGTGTGTGCGCTCTGTGCTCCTTTGTACATGCTCATGAGGTCATTTCTAACAGGGCAGCATTAGATCCTCAGTACCTTCATCACATCCATACATGCATCTGCTTTGGGCTTAGTGAACACTGCCTGTGCACAGGGATCCGGGTTTACCTTGATCCACGCTCAAAGGTTTGACCTGTTTCCATATCCTGCCTGGGCTCAGTCAGTCCTCAGACACACAATATATGAAAAAGCTGCTTGTGTCTTCTCCACATCCCAGGATGCTAAGAAataggcagaagaagaagagtttggatttgatatcccgctttatcactacccaaaggagtctcaaagcggctaacattctcctttcccttcctcccccacaacaaacactctgtgaggtgagtggggctaagagacttcaaagaagtgtgactagcccaaggcatagctgccaagttttcccttttctcgcgaggaagcctattcagcataagggaaaatccctggaaaaaagggataacttggcagctatggcccaaggtcacccagcagctgcatgtggaagagcggagacgcgaacccggttccccagattacgagtctaccgctcttaaccactacaccacactggctcaggaGAAGGGAGCTGGGCTAAGTTGGGAAGACCTTGAGTCTGATCATTATTGGGAAGCAGTGGCAGTTTCCATCTAAAAATATcagggtggaggaaggggagagcagTTCCTTGCCAAAAGAATGCCTCAAGCAGCCACCTATCCATATATTTTTGCAACTGTATTTCTATGTTATCTCCATGCTGATGACATGAACTTTGGTTGTGCTTTCAATTTTTTATTCTTGCTATAAAGCTTATGGAGGATATTTCCTGTGGGCCTTAATTGGATTACTGGCATTTATCCCCACAACACTTTCCTTGCATTCCATGGAATGAATTTTAGCTGCTTAACGGTTAATCCTCAATTACCCTGTGCAAATAGGACCCACTTTGTTGTGTAACCTCCCCAAAAAGTCCAGTATCTTTAGGGTCCTTGCTGGTACCATAGCACTGGGCCAGATCTGGAGAAGTGGGCCTAGCATGCTATACCACCCACGGCAGTGGTAGGAGCGATGGCTGGAAGGGCAAACAGGGGGAGGGACTTTTGCAAACCTGTTCCTCCTCCCAAGCTTGATGAAGCAAGAACTGTGGTCAGTCGGAGATGCAGGTAAGTAGAAGCAGAAGGCTGATCACACACTGTTTTCCCCAAGATGAGGGGGTGGGCAAAACCCTTTCCTAGCATCCCAAAACTATGCAGCAGCTTGCAGctagggttgccggactcaatagaggagagctcttctgtgcctttatttgccctgctctcttttgcgtctggaaaccttaaagagaaaccagcagaccctttgcttggaaattaaacaaagggtctgctggtttctctttaaggtttccagactcaaaagagagcagggcaattaaaggcacagaagagctctcctctattgagtccggcaTCCCTACTTGCAGCAGAGGCACTCCTCCAGTTTCTTCAACATATCCTGGGTGTGAGGAGGAGAGATCGTGGGTAACATCCAATGCACTCTTTCCATCAGCACCAAGATttacacttgtgcaatggaacttcccctctcctccccctacatGTGCTTCCTGCCCTCCCAAAATTTGCCTCAGAGGGTTTCGGGAGCAACCCCAGAACAGATTCGGGGGACAtcaagagggaggaaaggggagaaagttccattgtgcaagcataaatccttggGCTAAGGGAACAAGTTGCCTACCACTGCTTTGGATGTCAGGATCTCTGGGTGTTCTATGTATACTGTACAGGTATGTCAAGCACAAAGCTCAAATTATGGAGGAAAATACAGGAAATATCCTCAAGCTCCAGTCACTAATTTTAGCCAAAGTAAGGCTCCCTTGTAGCTTTCCAAAACAGTCACTAAGAGGACTGTCACATAAGGTAAGGGGGTTGGGCTCCTATGCCCCCTTCCCCTATAAACTGAGCACTGCTTAGGCAGCCCTATAACATACAGACGGAATCTCTGCTCCAGAGAGCTTGCAGCCTCATTTATAGCCTCATTCTTTCCCAGCTGTTTGCAGATGACATTTACCATTCATTTTCACACAGCTTTTTTCTGTTTGATTACACTTGACAATTTATAAATTTGTAATGATCCTTCTGTCACTGACTCCCCAGGCTTCCTGGGAATCTGCTTGCTGAAGGCACCCGGCCAAATTGGGCATGCAAACAAATATAACAGACCCGTCTCTCTTCCTTTCAAACCCACGTTATCCTTTCCATTTGTGGGAGCCCTCCAAACATACATTTGAGGTTACGTTATCCTTTTTGAGGGGTGCACAGAGAAGGGAATGGCCTGCACAGCTTGCCTTTGAGTCCTTTATGGATGGAACAGGTGCTCATTGCTGTCTTTCACCAACACGTGGTTGAATATTAGGTGGCAATGCAACTGATGTCCCTTATGCTGTTTTGGGGGTCAGGATTGAGAGGAAACATCCCTCACCCTGCTTCTGCCTGCTCAGCTTCTGCCTGCTCACCTTTGAACTGTGGGCCTAGGCCAGCCTCCTAACCACTATACTACACTGGTAGTAGTATAATCAGCCTCCTCAACCGTGGTGTAGTAAAGCAGGGATGAAACCCCAGCACTCATTTCACAGCCTGGATGATGATGTCGCCTCCTGGAGTGCTATTTGCCAATCCTCTGTATGCCAAATATATAAGCTTTTCTCAAACAGAAAGCCACCAAACAAACCCTCAGCAAAGGAAAAGGCTAGCATGCACAGCAAAGGGTTAAACTGCCACTTTGGGGGAGAAAAATTCAAATACAGCATCTTTTTATTGAGACACAAAATGTGTCAACAAAATAACATGCTAGCTTCTGAGCCAATCAGAACTCTTCCATTAGGCTGGATATTAAGCAAAGGTGTGTTGGAGGGGAGGAATGAAGGGGGAAAGCAAAGGAGGAAAGCTGACTTGACACTGAGCCATGATGCCTGCATTAAGTCCATATACAAACCATAGTCTTAGAATGGGTGGGGCCGTGGGGGCTGCAATGAAGAGCAACTGCATGTCAGAATCTGCCATGAAACCACTAGCAAAATTATGTCAAAAAGGTGGAAGACCAAAAAATCACATGACCCAATTTCTTTTTGATATCATATTAGGGCAGGAAGCCAGAGTGACAGTTAAGATCTCTTTCCAGCCAGGTGCATGAAAGTTAGCAGGGACGTCCTGGAAGTTTGCAATGACCTGGTCCAGGATATGAAATTGTTCAGCTTCAGAAGCTCATGTCATTTGCAAAGTGGGCAtgattcacacaaacacacacatttcttcttCAGCTCGGATTACAATATACAAAGGGcgtgtctctcccagccccatggCATTGTGAATGcagtaacaacaacagcccatatcCCAAGTATATTGGGAAATGGAGGCCTCTCAGCAAGACTTGCCGCTTATTACCATTGCCACCAGATGGAATGAAAGGGACGGGCTAGTGGGGCAGAATTCAGTGATtcatggattgtgtgtgtgtgtgtgtgtgtgagagagagagagagagagagagagagaaagaaagaaagaaagaaagaaagaaagaaagaaagaaagaaagaaagaaagaaagaaagtgatagAGGGGTCTTTACATTTCTGGAACTGAGCTGGGAAATGCCTCAATTGGCTAGGCAAAATTCAAAGGGAGTTTGCCTGCCACTACTTGAAAGATAGGGACTCAGGttgtgctgtggttaaaccactgagcctagggcttgctgatcaaaaggtcggcggttcgaatccctgtgacggggtgagctcccattgctcggtcccagctcctgccaacctagcagttcgaaagcacgtcaaaatgcaagtagataaataggaaccgctacagcgggaaggtaaacagcgtttccatgtgctgctctggtttgccagaagtggctttgtcatgctggccacatgaccaggaagctgtacgccggctccctcggccaataatgtgagatgagcgcgcaaccccagagtcggtcacgactggacctaatggtcaggggtccctttacctttacctttttacttgaaAGATAGAAAGGAAAGTGCTGaatattgcttattttatttattgcctttatatcctacctttcctccaaggaactcagcctcacaacaaccctgtaaggttggTTAAGCTGGGAGACAGTGACTAGCACAAGATAAACCAGTGAGCTTTAGGCTAAGTTGGGATTTGAaatttggtctcccaggtcctggaaaCACaattctctaaccactacacgacACTGGCTCTCACTCTTCTGCCTCACCCTTGGGCAGAAACACTTTGGCAGAAAGATCCTCCCTTACGCTACACAGGGGAATACTGAATAGCTGCTAATTTTCTTCTCAGCAGAAAGGCAAAGCAAAGAGGAGCAGAGTTTCTCTGTGCCTCATTGACGCGGGGGGTATAACCATGACATTCAACATACACTTCAGGAAAATGGGAATAAACTCCTGTTCCTTTGAAAATGTAGGTGCAAACACACTTTGAAGTACATAAACTCCTAACCTAAAAGATTGGGGGATGATCAAAGCCCTCATGAAAGCACACCAGGTAATCCAGAGCATGATGTTAGTGAGGTATTGCCCTGCCTCTTCAGAAGGTGTGTCAAATGAACTGAGCACAGTTCTCCCATCTTCACCAGAGCAGATTGCCCAGCATCCCAATTTTATTCAGGGAACCAGCAGGGAAAGTAATGGGAGTCGTTAGGCTCATCTGAACAGAGTTGCACTTATGGACATGGAGCAAGCATGCACCATTATATCCTTTCAGCCAGGGATTCTGTATTCCCCAGGTagcaaacagggggggggggttgtcatccTGAAGTGTGCACAACTGAGCACCAACAGAGCATAAACAGGGAATGGCAGGGTAAATATTTTTTACACCTGGAAAAAATACAGAACCAGTGCATGGCTACCTATGAATATTTTTGGAAGCTAAATGTTTGCATTACAATATAGGCTGGCGTGAACGCCAGTGGAATTCCTTCAGGAATTATATTCTCTACAGACTCTCCTGTTTGGGGGAATCTCAAAGCTGTTAAAGGGCCAGGCAGCATAGCAGCTCCTTGGGATCTTGTTTCATTTGGAAGAACAGGAAATGCTTCTTGCAGGAATCCCATTTTCCATCTCAGCCTATACAGTATTGTAATGCAAGGTGAAGGGCTCTGTAGGGTTGTCTTTTCAACCTATGGAGTCATGCCCCACAACTGGGAAATAGGGCATTTCTGAATTACAGATGTGAAAGCTAAGTCAGAAATTCCTTGGCCTGGGCAGACACAGACAGCGACTGCTAGATCCCTCTGCTCCAAGCATTGGATCACCCACTGCCTCCTGCATGAGCCTCTCACTAAGTGGTCTTCAAGGCTCAAAACAAGAAAGCAATGCTCTGAGTACGGGGTGTGTCACCTGGGGACCAATTCATTATAACCACTCAGAGCATTTTTTGAGGGGCAAGGGACTGGCATGGGAAGTTCCACCTTGTGTTTAGAAACCAGGAAGGACAGAACGACAGATTCAAGACTGCAGCCTTGGGATCCATGTGGATTAAGTGCCTCCTTCGGTACTCCGAAGTATTGACAAGGATTCTAATTCTTGCTTGACCCAGAACCATGCACCGAAAGGGTGAGGTGACTATAATAAGGTAGCATTGGCGCGGTTCTGGCAAGGGCTAACCTCCATCAAACGATCTTGTTACCCATAAGGGAGAACAATGCCGGCTGCATCCTACTCCCGAATGGTTCTCATCCCCAAACCAGCCTCGACCTGTTGAATGTTCCAAATTCAGGCTGGGGGCTGAAGTGCCCTTTGTGCCAAGCCTCCCGCCCCAGACGCCCCTCCTGAATGACTCCCCTCCAAACCCAAGCGTCACACCCCCAGCTACCCCGAGGAGAGAGAgcgtgtttggggttttttctttctttctttctttggccagAAAACTCCGTGCTCTTCTGGCGTTCGGTACCTTGGTCTTAACTCGCTCGGTCTCCCATTGTGGTCTCAGCTTTCGGATCAGCTGCAGAGCCCCCGGCAGGACGTTGGTCTCATCCACCGCAATGCCGACACGCTGGATGGCCCGGTAGCTGGTGGAGACGcgcggcggtggtggcggcggcggcggcttctgcTTCTCGTCCTCTTGCTCGTGCTCGTCCACTCCTTCCTCCATGCCCCGGAGGCAGCCCGGCCACAGCGCGGCTCTCTTCGGGtgcgcggcggcggcggtagcGGCGGGCGAGTTGGGAAAGCGGAAGGAAGGCGAGCGCAGCCTTCGCCAGCAACTCCACCCCCTCCGCGACTGGAGGAGGCCGGCGAGGGAGCCCATGTGGAGGGGCTGGGAAGGGGCTGGCCGGGGAGGAGCCGGCCCCGCTCGGAATCCATGAGTCACTCGCCCGCCcgctccgccccccgccccgggGTCGGAGTGGAACAGCCGGCGCGGCCCGGATTGTGATGTCACAAGGAGGAGGGCGTCGTTCGCCAGCTCGAGCCGGGGAGAGATGCAGCGGCCAGGGCAAGGGAGCAGGAGCGCGCCTCCTCCAAGGATGctgtggatgctgct
The genomic region above belongs to Zootoca vivipara chromosome 7, rZooViv1.1, whole genome shotgun sequence and contains:
- the ETNK2 gene encoding ethanolamine kinase 2 isoform X2, which translates into the protein MGSLAGLLQSRRGWSCWRRLRSPSFRFPNSPAATAAAAHPKRAALWPGCLRGMEEGVDEHEQEDEKQKPPPPPPPPRVSTSYRAIQRVGIAVDETNVLPGALQLIRKLRPQWETERVKTKLFTEGITNKLMACFTAENMGDAVLVRVYGRKTELIVDRANELRNFQVLQDHSCAPSLYCTFENGYCYEFMPGKALGPEHIRQPNIFSLHQDVHIPSLEVLEEEIRWMKEHLSQLRSPIVFCHNDLLSKNIIYNKAEGHVRFIDYEYTGYNYQAYDIGNHFNEFAGLNEVDYSLYPSKEIQLQWLRHYLQAYKNLGQEDLGGGSKSSGESGAVSEEELESLYVQVNQFALASHFLWACWGLIQAQFSTIDFNFARYADIRFKQYFKAKPAVTSFKTSK